The following are from one region of the Gambusia affinis linkage group LG02, SWU_Gaff_1.0, whole genome shotgun sequence genome:
- the irx5a gene encoding iroquois-class homeodomain protein IRX-5a — translation MAYPQGYLYQPSASLALYSCPAYSTSVISGPRTEELGRSSSGSAFAPYAGSTAFTSASPGYNSHLPYSADAAAAATFTSYVSSPYDHTTGMAGSIGYHPYAAPLGTYPYGDPAYRKNATRDATATLKAWLNEHRKNPYPTKGEKIMLAIITKMTLTQVSTWFANARRRLKKENKMTWTPRNRSEDEEEDENIDLEKNDDDEPNKPLDKGDSTDTEADHKLLNPGDIGCDRFKEESHGKETDPLLSDSELKEQEERTTELLPDSAKPTTSSPPAVPRGNQAGATQDKPSDLSHPQNTVTSNVTSVIHSPPSAPKPKLWSLAEIATSSDRCKGSGETQQACPGLGQSAVLGTNASPSRSSPQCPLPNSTVLSRPLYYTSPFYPGYTNYGGSFGPLHSNHGSVTTGSTAHFNGLNQTVLNRAEALVRESQKVRGQTQVDLCKDSPYELKKGMSNI, via the exons ATGGCGTATCCTCAGGGCTACTTGTACCAGCCGTCCGCCTCTTTAGCCCTGTACTCTTGCCCCGCGTACAGCACCAGCGTCATATCGGGACCCAGAACCGAGGAGCTTGGGAGGTCCTCTTCGGGATCCGCGTTTGCGCCCTATGCCGGATCTACCGCGTTCACCAGCGCCTCTCCGGGCTACAACTCCCACTTACCTTACAGCGCGGACGCGGCTGCGGCTGCCACTTTCACCTCATACGTG agTTCTCCCTACGATCACACAACGGGAATGGCTGGTTCTATTGGATACCACCCTTATGCGGCGCCCCTGGGCACCTACCCTTACGGTGACCCCGCATACCGCAAGAACGCAACGCGGGACGCCACCGCCACCCTGAAGGCTTGGCTCAACGAGCACCGAAAGAACCCATATCCAACTAAAGGGGAGAAGATCATGCTGGCCATCATCACCAAAATGACCCTCACACAGGTGTCCACCTGGTTCGCTAACGCCAGGAGGAGGCTAAAGAAGGAGAACAAGATGACCTGGACCCCTCGAAACCGGAgcgaggacgaggaggaggacgagAACATCGACTTGGAGAAAAATGACGACGACGAGCCAAACAAGCCTCTTGACAAGGGGGACTCCACAGACACGGAGGCAG ATCACAAACTACTGAACCCAGGGGACATTGGCTGTGACAGATTTAAAGAAGAGAGCCATGGTAAAGAGACGGATCCCCTCCTGAGCGACTCGGAGTTAAAAGAGCAGGAGGAGCGGACTACGGAGCTGCTGCCGGATTCCGCCAAGCCGACCACCTCGTCTCCACCAGCGGTGCCCCGAGGGAACCAGGCCGGCGCGACGCAAGACAAACCGTCCGATTTGAGCCACCCGCAGAATACGGTGACCAGCAACGTGACCTCTGTTATTCACTCGCCCCCTTCAGCCCCTAAACCCAAACTTTGGTCTTTGGCGGAGATCGCTACGTCTTCAGACAGGTGTAAGGGAAGCGGTGAGACGCAGCAGGCGTGCCCCGGCTTGGGTCAGAGCGCAGTGCTGGGCACCAACGCCTCTCCGTCTCGGTCCTCCCCCCAGTGCCCGCTCCCCAACAGCACGGTCCTATCCAGGCCTCTGTACTACACCTCCCCTTTCTATCCCGGCTACACGAACTATGGTGGCAGCTTTGGACCCCTTCACAGTAACCACGGCTCGGTGACCACGGGCTCCACGGCACATTTCAATGGATTAAACCAGACTGTGTTAAATAGAGCAGAGGCCTTGGTAAGGGAGAGCCAGAAAGTCAGAGGCCAAACGCAGGTAGATCTTTGTAAAGACTCCCCTTATGAACTGAAGAAAGGtatgtcaaatatttaa